The Buchnera aphidicola (Nipponaphis monzeni) genome includes the window AGTCAAACATTCAACTATTAACTAAATATTATTTAAAACAATCCAAAAAAAAATATTTAAAATATTTTAAAATTAATGGAAATAATAATATCCAACGTATTAATCATGAAATAAATATTGTTTTAAAAAAAAATAATTAACATTAAAAATGTTAAAAAAACTACTGCACTCTACAAGATTCGAACTTGTGACCCACGGCTTAGAAGGCCGTTGCTCTATCCAACTGAGCTAAGAGTGCGTTTTTTTGTTTAAAATATAATACAAATGAATTATAAATATAACATTATATTTAAAAAATATGCAAGTATATTTTTGTAAAATACGTATATATAATAAAATGTTAATATATTTTTATAAAAACTCTCAAAAAAATTTAAATAAGGTAAATTACAATGATGTTAAAAAAAATTATTGACGGAAAAAAAATATCTAAAAAAATACAAAATAAAATAGCTAAAAAAATAGCTCTAAAAATTAAAGAAGGCAAAAGACCTCCTGGATTAGCTGTAATACTAGTTGGAAATAATTTATCTTCTCAAATATATATAGATAACAAAGAAATAGCATGTAAAAAAGTTGGAATGATTTCTAAATGTTGGAAATTTTCTAAAAATACTACTGAAAGTAAAATTTTATCATTAATTAACTATTTAAACACTAATAAATCAATTGATGGTATTTTAATACAGCTTCCTTTACCTAAACATATTAATACCGCAAGAATTATACATAGCGTTATACCATCAAAAGATGTTGATGGATTCCATCCATATAACACAGGATTACTTTGTCAAAAAATTCCTTCTATGCATGCATGTACTCCTAAAGGTATTATGACACTATTGAATGAATATAAAATAAAAACACACGGATTAAATGCTGTTATAGTTGGAGCATCAAATATAGTAGGCCGACCAATGAGTATGGAATTGTTATTAGCTGGATGTACTACTACCATTACACATAGATTTACTAAAAACTTGAAATACCATACAAAAAATGCTGATCTATTAATAACAGCTATTGGAAAACCTAATTTTATTAAAAGCAAATGGATAAAAAAAGGAGCAGTAGTTATAGATGCAGGAATAAACAAATTGGTTAATGGAAACGTTACTGGAGATGTAGACTTTTGCTCATCATATTCTAGAACATCTTATATTACTCCAGTACCTGGAGGAGTTGGCCCAATGACTGTTACTTCGTTACTACAAAATACCCTAGAATCTTATGAAAAAAATTATAATAAATAAATAAATAAATAAATATTTGATAACATATTTTATGTTATATGTTGAAATATATTTAATTTCTTCAGTAATATTCCCATAACGTTACATTTTTAGAATCCCTTAAAACTATTCTTAATTTAAATAATTTGTTACGCAAAGCGTCAGCTTTTTTCCAATTTTTTAATTTTCTTGCATTATTTCTTATTTGAATTAATAATTTAATTTTATTAATAGAAAGTATAGTATTACATTGATTTTTTTTACACAAATATGTGTTTGGTTCATGGAATAATAAACCTAATATATTACCTAACTGACGTAACCTGGCAGCTAATTCATTCGCTTTATTAATATCTTTTAATTTTAGAAATTTTATTTTTTTTACTAAAATAAACAAAATAGAAATTGCTTTAGGAGTATTAAAATCATCATTCATAGCCTTTTTAAAACTTAACTCAAAAGATAAACTTTTATATGATAAAAAAACATTACAATTCATATCTTTTAATGCGAAGTAAATTTTTCTTAATGACCATTCTGATTGTTTTAAACTATCATGATAAAAATGTAGTGGTTTTCTATAATGAGTAGACAAAAAATAATATCTTACAATTTCTGAATCATATAATTGTAAAACTGTCTTTAAAGTCAAACAGTTGTTTAACGATTTAGACATTTTTTCATTATCAATTACTAACAAACCTGCATGTACCCAATATTTTACATTTTCTTTATTATTTATACAAATTGACTGAGATCGTTCATTTTCATGATGAGGAAATAATAAATCATTACCACCCCCATGGATATCTAGTTTATGACCAAAATAAAATTGACTAATGGCAGAACATTCTATATGCCATCCTGGTCTTCCTATACCCCATGGTGAACTCCAAAATAGTTCATTTGTCATTTCAGAAGATATTTTTAAAAAATTATTGCTTTTAAGTTTCCAAACTATAAAATCTAAAGGATCTTTTTTTTCTAACTTTAAATTTCTATTTCCTAATTTTAAGAAATTAATTTTTTGATTAGATAATTTTCCATAACTAGACAAACTTTTTACTGAAAATAATACATCACCGTTAGTAGCTATATAAGCACATTTATTTTTCAATAATTTTTTAATAAATTGAATAATAAAGGGAATGTACACTGTGGTTAAAGGTTCGTTAGTAGGTTTAATTAAATTTAAAATAGAAAAGTCAATATGCATTGCTTTAATCATGTCATTAGTAAAAGATTTTAAATCCTTTTTATGAATTACTAATTGTTGAATAATTTTATCATCAATATCAGTTATGTTTCGTACATATTGTATAGTGTACCCTAAAAATTTTAAATAGCGTATAATCATATCAAAAATAATAAAAGTACGACCATGTCCTATATGACAAAGTGCATATACAGTTACACCACAAACATATATATTTACATGTTTAGTTTGAATTGATTTAAAAACTTCTTTTTTATTGGATAAAGTATTAAAAATTTTTAACATAACTTTTTATTATACTTAAATTTAAACAAATATTTACATATTATTAAACTATAAAAATATACATATATACCAACACTAATTACTAAAAATTAAATCATTAAATAATATTTAGTATATTATTATTTTATAATGTATAATCGTCCTATTACTTTAATATACTTTATTAATAATAAAACTATTAATAATAATGCAATCTCATTATTTTATATATACAACAATTATATCTAAAAACTATAGATATGCTAAATAGGATTATAAATGGAAAAAAAATTAAAATCGATGCTTACATTTCCTTGTTCATTTACTTATAAAATAATAGGAACTGCAAATCCTGAGTTAGTAGACAACATAATAAAAGTAATTCAATTACAAATACCTGGAGATTATACTCCTCAAATAAAATCAAGTAACAAAGGAAACTACATTTCTATATCTGTTACTATTCACGCTAATAATTTATTTCAAATTAAAAATTTATATTATGAACTTAGCAAAATTAATATGGTTAAGATAATATTTTAAATTTAAAAAAGTTATTTGTTTATAAACAAGCGCAGATGTATTTGAGACAATTCTAGTGTCTCAAATACATAAAAAATAAATCTCTATAACATTTTACAACCACTAATTCTACAAACTGATAACGTTAGCAGCAGAAGGACCTTTTACCCCTTCGGTAATTTCAAATTCAACACTTTGCCCTTCTGTTAAAGTTTTGAATCCGTTACTTTGAATCGCTGAAAAATGAACAAACACATCTTTACTTCCATCTTCAGGAGTAATAAACCCAAATCCTTTTGATTCGTTAAACCACTTAACATTACCTTTAATCTTTGACATCTACATTACCTTTACATGAATATAAGTACTAAATTCAAAATTTTTTTTTAAAAAAAAATTATAATAAAAAGTAAACAAGTTAATCAAAAAACCAATTTATTTTTTAAATATTAAAATGTTATTTTTATAAGAAAATAATTTAACACACCTGGCCTTTTCCTAATCTCACACGGGGATGCCCCGTACTACCCTCGGCGTTGAAATGTTTCACTTCTGAGTTCGAAATGGAATCAGGTGGTACCATAACACTATGATGGTCAGGTGGGTTAAATTTTATTTTTGTATTTTTAAAAAAGTTTAAAAGTCTATCATTAGTCTGTATAATAAACAAATTAAAACATCTCTGGTGTTGTAAGATTAAGCCTCTTGGGTCATTAGTACTAGTTAGCTCAACGTATTGCTACGCTTACACACCTAGCCTATCAACGTCGTAGTCTTCAACGTCCCTTCAGTAAACTTTATAAAAAAGTTTCAGGGAAGACTTATCTTGGGGTAAGTTTCGTGTTTAGATGCTTTCAGCACTTATCTTTTCCGTATGTAGCTACCGGGCAATGCCATTGGCATGACAACCCGAACACCAGTGATACGTCCACTTCGGTCCTCTCGTACTAGAAGCAGATCCCCTCAATCTTCCAACGCCCACGGCAGATAGGGACCGAACTGTCTCACGACGTTCTAAACCCAGCTCGCGTACCACTTTAAATGGCGAACAGCCATACCCTTGGGACCTGCTTCAGCCCCAGGATGTGATGAGCCGACATCGAGGTGCCAAACACCGCCGTCGATATGAACTCTTGGGCGGTATCAGCCTGTTATCCCCGGAGTACCTTTTATTTGTTGAGCGATGGCCCTTCCATACGGAAACCACCGGATCACTAAGACCTGCTTTCGCATCTGTTTGCATTATCACGCTCACAGTTAAACTGGCTTATGCCTTTACACTAACCTTACGATGTCTGACCGTAATTAGCCAATCTTTGTGCTCCTCCGTTACTCTTTGGGAGGAGACCGCCCCAGTCAAACTACCCACCAGACATTGTCTCTATACCGGATAACGGCATTAGGTTAGAACAATAACTTTTAAAGGGTGGTATTTCACAGTTGGCTCTATTTAAACTTGCGTCTAAACTTCTTTGCCTCCCACCTATTCTACACATTAAAAATCAGTGTTCAGTGTCAAGCTATAGTAAAGGTTCACGGGGTCTTTCCGTCTTGCCGCGGGTACACTGCATCTTCACAGCGATTTCAATTTCACTAAGTCTCGGGTGGAGACAGCCTGGCCATCATTACGCCATTCGTGCAGGTCGGAACTTACCCGACAAGGAATTTCGCTACCTTAGGACCGTTATAGTTACGGCCGCCGTTTACCGGGGCTTCAGTCCAGAGCTTTAGAATAATAATAACTTCTTAACCCTTTCGATTAACCTTCCGGCACCGGGCAGGCGTCACACCGTATACTTCCACTTTCATGTTTGCACAGTGCTGTGTTTTTAATAAACAGTTGCAGCCAGCTGGTATCTTCGACTAGATTCAGCTCAAAAAAGCTTGTTTTTATCACCTACATTCTAGCGTGCCTTCTCCCGAAGTTACGGCACTATTTTGCCTAGTTCCTTCACCCGAGTTCTCTTAAGCGCCTTAGTATACTCTACTTAACTACCTGTGTTGGTTTTCGGTACGATTTAACATTACCTATAGCTTAGAGGCTTTTCTTGGAAGTATGGTATTAATCACTTCATTACCGTAGTAATTCGTCATAACGCCTTAGATTAACAGATAATCGGATTTGCCTAACTATCTACTCCTACACGCTTAAACCAAGACTACCTACGCTTGGATGATCTAACCTTCTCCGTCCCCCCTTCGCAGTAATATTAAGCACAGGAATATTAACCTGTTGTCCATCGATTACGCTTTTCAGCCTCACCTTAGGTGTCGGCTTACCCTGCCCCGATTAACGTTGGACAGGAAACCTTAGTTTTTCGGCGAGCAGGTTTTTCACCTGCTTTATCGTTACTCATGTCAGCATTCGCACTTCTGATACCTCCAACTTATCTTACAATAAATCTTCATCGGCTTACAGAACGCTCCCCTACCCAATTTTAATAAACTTAAAATTGCCGCAGCTTCGGTGTATAATTTAGCCCCGTTAAATCTTCCGCGCAAGCCGACTTGACCAGTGAGCTATTACGCTTTCTTTAAATGATGGCTGCTTCTAAGCCAACATCCTGGCTGTTTGAGCCTTCTCACATCGTTTCCCACTTAATTATAACTTTGGGACCTTAGCTGGCGGTCTGGGTTGTTTCCCTTTCCACAACGAACGTTAGCACCCGCTGTGTGTCTCCCGTGATACAATTTTTTGGTATTCGGAGTTTGCATCGGTTTGGTAGACCTATACGATCCCCTATCCGAAACAGTGCTCTACCCCCAAAAATCAATTCACGAGGCGCTACCTAAATAGCTTTCGGGGAGAACCAGCTATCTCCCGGTTTGATTGGCCTTTCACCCCTAACCACAGATCATCCGCTAATTTTTCAACATTAGTCGGTTCGGTCCTCCAGTTGGTTTTACCCAACCTTCAACCTGTCCATGGCTAGATCACCGGGTTTCGGGTCTGTATCCTGCAACTAAAAAAAATCGCCTATTTAGGACTCGGTTTCCCTACGGC containing:
- the folD gene encoding bifunctional methylenetetrahydrofolate dehydrogenase/methenyltetrahydrofolate cyclohydrolase FolD, encoding MLKKIIDGKKISKKIQNKIAKKIALKIKEGKRPPGLAVILVGNNLSSQIYIDNKEIACKKVGMISKCWKFSKNTTESKILSLINYLNTNKSIDGILIQLPLPKHINTARIIHSVIPSKDVDGFHPYNTGLLCQKIPSMHACTPKGIMTLLNEYKIKTHGLNAVIVGASNIVGRPMSMELLLAGCTTTITHRFTKNLKYHTKNADLLITAIGKPNFIKSKWIKKGAVVIDAGINKLVNGNVTGDVDFCSSYSRTSYITPVPGGVGPMTVTSLLQNTLESYEKNYNK
- the cysS gene encoding cysteine--tRNA ligase, with product MLKIFNTLSNKKEVFKSIQTKHVNIYVCGVTVYALCHIGHGRTFIIFDMIIRYLKFLGYTIQYVRNITDIDDKIIQQLVIHKKDLKSFTNDMIKAMHIDFSILNLIKPTNEPLTTVYIPFIIQFIKKLLKNKCAYIATNGDVLFSVKSLSSYGKLSNQKINFLKLGNRNLKLEKKDPLDFIVWKLKSNNFLKISSEMTNELFWSSPWGIGRPGWHIECSAISQFYFGHKLDIHGGGNDLLFPHHENERSQSICINNKENVKYWVHAGLLVIDNEKMSKSLNNCLTLKTVLQLYDSEIVRYYFLSTHYRKPLHFYHDSLKQSEWSLRKIYFALKDMNCNVFLSYKSLSFELSFKKAMNDDFNTPKAISILFILVKKIKFLKLKDINKANELAARLRQLGNILGLLFHEPNTYLCKKNQCNTILSINKIKLLIQIRNNARKLKNWKKADALRNKLFKLRIVLRDSKNVTLWEYY
- the ybeD gene encoding DUF493 family protein YbeD; protein product: MEKKLKSMLTFPCSFTYKIIGTANPELVDNIIKVIQLQIPGDYTPQIKSSNKGNYISISVTIHANNLFQIKNLYYELSKINMVKIIF
- the cspE gene encoding transcription antiterminator/RNA stability regulator CspE, which codes for MSKIKGNVKWFNESKGFGFITPEDGSKDVFVHFSAIQSNGFKTLTEGQSVEFEITEGVKGPSAANVISL